Genomic DNA from Salvia miltiorrhiza cultivar Shanhuang (shh) chromosome 1, IMPLAD_Smil_shh, whole genome shotgun sequence:
cgttgtatcttggggggcaattactgtagatccgcgagcacagagcggaagtaattttgccttacggagagagaatttattctcgcctcggttctgcatccttacatttatcgtcattctattttctacactaccaAATAACAATCGTAAGGTAAAATTAGTGTGGAAAGATGGCGACAGgaagcaacaacaacaacgttCCAACTGTTCCGGTCAACGTTCCAACTGTTCCGGTCAACGTTCCAAACGCTCCAGCACCTGCCGAAAAGCCGGAAAAATTCTCAGGTTCTGAATTTAAATGTTGGCAATCAAAGATGTTTTTCTATCTTACTACTTTGAATATGGCTCGTTTTCTGAATGAGTCTCCTCCAACTGTGGGGGAAGACGAAACTGATCCGGAAGTGCGTATCGCATATGATGCATGGCATCACAGCGACTTTCTGTGTCGCAACTACATTCTGAATGGGCTAGATAACACTCTCTATAGTGTTTATTCTAGCATCAAGACGTCCAAGGAGTTATGGGACTCATTGGAGACGAAATACAAAGCAGAAGATGCCGGCTTGAAGAAATTCATAGTCGGTCGTTTTCTGGACTATAAAATGGTGGATAGCAAGACTGTTATTGAACAAGTGCAAGAGATTCAACTAATCATGCACGACATTCTTGCCGAAGGTATGGttttgtctgaatcctttcaggtGGCTGCAAtgatagagaaattaccaccactctggaaggacttcaagaactatctcaagcacaagcgcaaggagatgggacttgaagacttgattGTTCGTTTGCGAATCGAAGAGGACAATAGACTCTCCGACAACAAAAGACTCTAAATCCACAAGTGGGTTTGAATTTACCATTGGTGGAGGAGCAATATCATGAAAATCttctaagcaaacatgtatagcccgatctacaatggaatcgaaatttattgctttagacaaagccggcgaagaagccgaatggttaagaaacttcttagaagatattccCTGTTGGGAAAAACCTTTGCCTCCGGTTATGATACATTGCGATAGCATGGCTGCCATAGAGAGAGCAAAGAATAGTTTGTATAACAGTAAATCTCGACATATTCGTCGAAGACATAATACCATTAGACAATTGATCACTACAGgaataatgtgcattgactatgtaaagtcaaaagacaatattgcggatccgtttactaaaggtattaatcgtgatcaattgtataacgcagtaaggggaatgggattaaaatccacacgttaagaactttcatagtggtaactcaaccatgatgactgaagatcccaagaacatggttcaatgagacaactaaattatgaaagttcaagttgagcacttgaaactttcaaaatccattctcatAGCTGCTCAAGTGCAAAACCTGCAGCTTGTGGTAAAGGGTAAGCCTTTTTAaaagcttttaatgattcctatagcCTCAATAGGTGGAGTATGGCAGGATACTCTTTTTAGGAgatcacctatataagtgaagaagtggggccgcttcaatTATCgataacacttatgaatccaagaAATGGTCCAATGCTAGAAATGGACACAACGTAAGAACGAAAGATATTAGATCtattattgtgtgtatgttgttgacttggtttacacaaaagttgaccggttcaagacatcgcgttcaccgagcaacgagtaaatccgatgGCATTACACTAAGGAAGGTTCAAAGCTAACAACTACCTATCCTGATGCAATAATGGGTCGTCGGGACTTAgttttttgcatttgcattaatcatcattcatgtgggggattgttggaataaatagcTTATTTAATGTCATGATTACATtgtaattaatgatattaaatgatatttttggaatctacatgttgagtagattaatttggtatatttacttgttcaaatctgtaaagaattgaatgagtaattaatacCCAAAGATATCCatggttcggaccacctgtttgcccaaacagtaCACGTGGTGACAGTTAAGGACTGAAGAGACACGACGGTTCGGACCACCTTTTGCCCAAACCGACGTGGCAACGGttgaggaccgaagagacacgttGGTTCGGATCTGTTTGTCCAAACAGGGCACGTGGCGACGGTTcaagaccgaagagacacgcctgttcggacctcctgtttggccaaacagtcacgtcagttcaaggaaacccctggactactataaatagggccctccagaatgagattaaacacaccAACGAATTCAGCTAATTAATttgtcatattagtttagtttacatactcAGTCCCGAGTATCAAGCCGTTCGACCGGATAGCGAACTCCTAATGCTAAGGACTCGTCTATCATCccgaaaccgttgtatcttgggggcaattactgtagatccgcgagcacagagcggaagtaattttgccttacggagagagaatttattctcgcctcggttctgcatccttacatttatcgtcattctattttctacactaccaAATAACACAAAcatcatttttccttccttattttcacttcaaggagggataatattatcacactaaaatggagggataatattatatcTTCttgaaggaagaaaaaatggtgtttgtgtaaaatgtggaatAAGAAAGCAAACATTcaaatgcataaatttttgttattcctccatttagagggataaaaagcaaacacgcCCTAAatttattcgaattttgacCAAAAACAAAAAGACACGTGTAGTGGTATAGTATTTGAGATGAGCAAAATTCCAGATTTTGATGATTATAAGCTATGTTGAATCAAATCATAAGTCCGTAGAGATAGAGCTAGTGTAATGTGATGAATTGAGAGGGATATGTGCTTTTAGTGAGTGGTTGAGACCTCATTTCCATGCTACTTTTATCCTGGAAAATCGGCACCTGCTTTTGTTTTTAAAAACAAGAACAAAGATTGTATGATGATTACAACATTAAGTCAATGCTTGCCAAACCACAACATTCTCTTTTCTTCATGCATTTCTCACCCctgcttttcttttctttgtggATTCAACTGTATCCATCATTGCTGCTTAACATCAGCATTTCCAAATTAAGCTCTTAATCCATTCTTATTACAGCTCATATTGTTTCTCGTGAAATCCGAATTTCCTATTTTCTTTCCCCACATTTGTCTGTGTCTGTATCCACGGTGATGAAGCCCACACAATTCGTATATGTCTTGTTTAATTACTATTTTTACATCTGTTTCCAAAATTTGAAGTTATAATCCTTCTTGATTTTCGGAAAATTATAGGCCTCTCTTGGGAATCATTGCTCTGTTTCTGTGTATATGAAGATATAGTTTGACAAGATGAAAACGCCAAAAGGgacttcttttttatttttattttttattaatgaatAGATAATTTTAAAGATCGTGTGATAGTAGACTCCAACTTGAGACATTTAGCCTCAGACACTAACCACGGAGTTCTATTACAAACTTTCTGATCCATATTGtgttgagagagagggagagagatagagagagagctcTTATGCATGCTTTTAGTGAAGTGCACTTGAGAAATAGCACATTAAGCAGAAATTTTTTATCTGATAGATTTTAGTGAAATGTACATTTAAAGAcagaaacagaaaaaaaaaatccatctgCTATTCAACAAGACTTACTATTTTCACCATTTAAGGAATCGATGTAAGGTTAATTATACAAGAGGCTCCCCTCAAGAGGAAAACACAGACAAGATTTTACAACAACATAACCAAATCAAAGCTCTAAAAAGACTTATGGACGCGACTATATCATACTCCCCCCACGTACGTACAGACAAAAGGCGTCTCGCGTTTTTCTCACTGGTTTGAAGTTGAGCTATGCGGACTCACCCCCAGATGAGATGCCCCAACTTCTCCAGTCTTGGGGCTGTAAGGTCCTCTTCCGTGGTGGAGCTGAGGTGTTCTCACGCCTCTCAGCTCACTCACACGTGGGCTGTATGCCTTCTCTGAGAGATGGGGGCTCTGCAGTTTCAAGTCCTTTGCAGGGGTTGATGACGAGCTTCTGACCCTTGGGCTGCAGGTATGCTTGATCTCGCCACGACTTCTTGTAATCATTCCATCTAAGATCTCTCCTCCATCTGCAAAGGAGAGTCTCGACCCAAGTTCTCCCTCCTGCATAAGAATTGAAGACCATTGAAAATGCAATAATTTGATGGGAATGTGAAGGGGGTGAGAGAAAGATGATCTACCGGTGGAATGTTGAATGGCACGGCCGGTGCCTCTTCATAGTCTGCAGCATCTAAATCTTGAAGATGAGCGCCTTTGAAGAACTTTGGCAGCACGTACTGTCTCACCGGGACTAGGAGCATGATAAGGAGAGGGAAAAGGACTCCTGCAATCGGAACCCATGTGATACCGAAGCAGAGAAGCAAGTAGGTCGTTTGGAATAGGGTGAACATTGCGATGGTCTTGAAAGGCACAGTTTCGACAAAAGTGGCGTGGTACTTCTCCAAAACCCTATCAGAGAAAGTTCACGCAAGACAGTAGTTAGTTTAAAGTCTTCAGTAGTAGCTGATTCTTGAAAGCACAAGTTGAGGTATTTGAAGAACGGACTTGTATCGTCTGCCCTGTGCAGTGAAGAGAAGTAGTATCCTCTCCCAAAACTGGTTGCCGGGTAAGCTCTCAATGGCCATGAAAGCAAAATATCCCCACAGCACGGAGGTGGGAATCATTCTCAACGCGGGCATTGCAGCAACGCACCCTCCAACCATAGTGGACTGCAGCAAGTTGCTGAGGCGTTGTTCTTTGACCTCAATGGGGAGCAAATCATCAATCTCCTTTTCAACGTCGAAGACTGTCTCATCCACAGGAGCATCAAAGCTTCCCATGCTAGAGGCCAACTGAACTGTGGACTCTTTCAGCTCCTTTAAACCCTGATGAGTAGTAAATAGATCTTTCCTGTTGGCGCATTTCTACGAGAATCTAGAAATTCTTGAATGCAGAGCAACACAGCAAAGACAATTAAATACAAGAGAGAAAGTGGGAGGGCAATAGCATACTCTATTTGATGGCTCCTGGTAGATAAGAGGGGTCTGCATTTGCTGATAAGCTTCTTGCATGTTTCCATATAGTTGCGCCAGATTTGAATTCTTTTGAATACTTTCACGTGCTGTGGCAACGAGTCGATTCCTGAGTAGCTGAATTATTCATAGAATAAGCTTTAGAGAGCAACGAAACGCTACAAAATCTGCAAGAGAGCCATTGAGATGGGGAAATATTACAAAAGACAATCACCTGGTGTTTCAGAGTAGCTAGGCTTTTTGTATGCATGGGCGACTGTGGAATTACGCCGTTTGATGGAGGGATGCCTAATAGACCACACATTAATGTCTGACAAAAAGAAACACAACGAATTGGATCAGAGCTAAAAAGACTAATCGCGAAAGATGAAGCAACTATGAGTCGATCAGTCTACGAACCAAAAAACCAAGAAGCAGCAAATCATAATGGAAGGAAGGTGGCTTTCTCAGATTGAATTCACTTTGCTGAGCCAACTGAGATGCAACGCTATGGTCAAAATAGTAAAGGACTGCGATCATCGTTGCAGGAATAAAAGCTCCGAGGATGTAAAGAATCGGCACATTTAGCATATCCTGAAATATTCACCATCAACCATTTTTTTCATGTTTTATTGGAGAACTGAGGAATGAATTTTAACTAATTTAAGCAACAAGGCTTGCCTTTATCACTGTCCAATTCTCGTAGGCACCCGGGGACCATGGATTTGGGCTGAAGAGACGCCTTGGAATCCCTTCTGGAACATTCTTAGAAGGAATGTATGAAACTGCTGTCCACACCAACACCATCAATGGCACACCATAATCAGCTATAAGGCTCCTAAGCGAACCTGTAAGGAGACAGTAGTAAGCAACCGTGTTACCAATTCACCTCAGAGATGGAAGCTACTCTTCCTAGATTATCTCGTTTGTATGATAATACTAACCAGACCCATAACGCCATGATCTAGCTTTTCGGCTTTTCAATGCAGTTAGCAATAGACCAAATGACAGCACCAAAGCAAACATGCCATTCGCAAACCGCCATGAAGACATGAAAGCTGGCAGGCTAGTATCTTCCCTTTTTGGTATGCGAAACTCATCCACGAGTCCCTAACACACACCATTGAGGAATTCATGTTATAGTTTAGAAGCTGAAATTCCTTACTTGATAGTACTAAGTGCATTATCCTTACTTTAATTGCTTGCTGCATGAAGAGCATCGCAATAAGCATTCCAAACAATTCCCCGGCCAGACGGGTAAATCTGTTGATGATGGAGCAAGCTCCCAGAATAGCCAACAAGAACAACAAAGCCGCAGTCCAAACACATACCCTGTGTTTTTTGGTTTTTCATATCAAAGAATACATTGAGGCATTAGGCAAACAACAATAACAAGAATCACCACAAAACCATCAAGAATGTAAAGATGAATGAAGCTTACCATCCAGTCCATGCAAGAAACAACTCACGGCCCAAATCCGATCTCTGCTTAGCAAAGTTGAACATGAATGTGTACATTATAACAGTAGGCTCAGCAACTCCCAGAATCAGCAATGGCTGTCCTCCAATTATTGAGTGTATGATTCCACAAACAGCAGTGGATGCTAAAGTCTGAACAGCAGTTAAAACTC
This window encodes:
- the LOC131006427 gene encoding probable boron transporter 2, with protein sequence MEESFVPFRGIKNDIHNRLHCYKQDWSGGFKAGFRILAPTTYIFFASAIPVISFGEQLERSTEGVLTAVQTLASTAVCGIIHSIIGGQPLLILGVAEPTVIMYTFMFNFAKQRSDLGRELFLAWTGWVCVWTAALLFLLAILGACSIINRFTRLAGELFGMLIAMLFMQQAIKGLVDEFRIPKREDTSLPAFMSSWRFANGMFALVLSFGLLLTALKSRKARSWRYGSGSLRSLIADYGVPLMVLVWTAVSYIPSKNVPEGIPRRLFSPNPWSPGAYENWTVIKDMLNVPILYILGAFIPATMIAVLYYFDHSVASQLAQQSEFNLRKPPSFHYDLLLLGFLTLMCGLLGIPPSNGVIPQSPMHTKSLATLKHQLLRNRLVATARESIQKNSNLAQLYGNMQEAYQQMQTPLIYQEPSNRGLKELKESTVQLASSMGSFDAPVDETVFDVEKEIDDLLPIEVKEQRLSNLLQSTMVGGCVAAMPALRMIPTSVLWGYFAFMAIESLPGNQFWERILLLFTAQGRRYKVLEKYHATFVETVPFKTIAMFTLFQTTYLLLCFGITWVPIAGVLFPLLIMLLVPVRQYVLPKFFKGAHLQDLDAADYEEAPAVPFNIPPEGELGSRLSFADGGEILDGMITRSRGEIKHTCSPRVRSSSSTPAKDLKLQSPHLSEKAYSPRVSELRGVRTPQLHHGRGPYSPKTGEVGASHLGVSPHSSTSNQ